One stretch of Micromonospora cremea DNA includes these proteins:
- a CDS encoding dihydrofolate reductase family protein has translation MRKIIASTYATLDGFIDNPHLWSMKHNSEDAMAYALDLTLGCDALLLGRVTYNGMAQAWPAMGGNPYADHVNSIAKYAVSSTLEKPAAWDNSHIIPGDKLVEAVTELKAEDGKDILIWGNGRLTDDLAKHGLLDEYKVWIYPVIKGGGEALFRPESASTVELVDSTTFTSGVVVLTYRPTRP, from the coding sequence ATGCGCAAGATCATCGCTTCGACATACGCCACCCTCGATGGATTCATCGACAACCCGCACCTGTGGTCCATGAAGCACAACAGCGAGGATGCCATGGCGTACGCCCTGGACCTCACGCTCGGCTGCGACGCGCTTCTGCTCGGTCGCGTCACCTACAACGGCATGGCCCAGGCGTGGCCAGCCATGGGTGGCAACCCCTACGCCGACCACGTCAACAGCATCGCCAAGTACGCCGTGTCCTCGACCCTCGAAAAGCCGGCCGCGTGGGACAACTCCCATATCATCCCGGGCGACAAGCTCGTCGAAGCCGTGACCGAGCTGAAAGCCGAAGACGGCAAGGACATCCTCATCTGGGGCAATGGCCGACTCACCGACGATCTGGCCAAGCACGGGCTGCTGGACGAGTACAAGGTCTGGATCTACCCCGTCATCAAGGGTGGCGGCGAGGCCCTCTTCCGCCCCGAGAGCGCCAGCACCGTCGAACTCGTCGACAGCACCACCTTCACCTCGGGCGTCGTCGTCCTGACCTACCGCCCCACGCGCCCCTGA
- a CDS encoding MarR family winged helix-turn-helix transcriptional regulator, with amino-acid sequence MGDDRPEPDVGMLTGTFMRAVQDELFETLAEQGHPDVRPRHGSVLAFLDRDGARATELSQRSGQHKQIVGTIVDELVQLGYVSREPDPRDRRAKLVVPTAHGLDEITRARAILAAIERRHELAFGTEEYSSFKAALQRITRLQRQWRDVREAQPEE; translated from the coding sequence ATGGGTGACGACCGGCCGGAACCGGACGTGGGCATGCTGACCGGCACGTTCATGCGTGCTGTTCAGGACGAGCTGTTCGAGACCCTGGCCGAGCAGGGACATCCGGACGTGCGGCCGCGCCACGGTTCGGTGCTGGCCTTCCTGGATCGCGACGGGGCTCGGGCGACCGAGTTGTCCCAGCGATCGGGCCAGCACAAGCAGATCGTCGGCACGATCGTCGACGAACTCGTCCAACTCGGTTACGTCTCACGGGAGCCCGATCCCCGTGACCGCCGAGCCAAACTCGTCGTCCCCACCGCCCACGGCCTTGACGAGATCACGCGAGCCCGCGCCATCCTTGCGGCGATTGAGCGCCGCCATGAGCTGGCGTTCGGCACAGAGGAATACAGCAGCTTCAAGGCGGCGCTACAGCGGATCACCCGCCTGCAGCGGCAGTGGCGCGACGTCCGTGAGGCGCAACCCGAGGAGTAG
- a CDS encoding MarR family winged helix-turn-helix transcriptional regulator has product MPTSEAAAIAAELRTAMGKLTRRVRHEDRIPLGQVAVLGALDRDGTMTTSDLAADQRVRPQSMARTVGLLIEQNLITRRAHPTDGRKSLVELSDAGRAALEAERGRRAGWLAQAIEAELTDEERTLLARSAALLERLATR; this is encoded by the coding sequence ATGCCCACCTCGGAAGCCGCCGCCATCGCCGCCGAACTGCGCACCGCGATGGGCAAGCTCACCCGACGCGTCAGACACGAGGACCGCATCCCGCTGGGCCAGGTCGCCGTGCTCGGTGCGCTCGACCGTGACGGCACCATGACGACCAGCGACCTCGCCGCTGATCAGCGCGTACGCCCCCAGTCGATGGCCCGGACGGTGGGGCTGCTCATAGAACAGAACCTCATCACGCGCCGGGCGCACCCCACGGACGGCCGCAAGTCGCTGGTCGAGCTGTCGGACGCGGGCCGGGCCGCGCTCGAAGCGGAGCGCGGCCGCAGGGCCGGTTGGCTCGCGCAGGCCATCGAGGCCGAACTCACGGATGAGGAGCGGACATTGCTGGCACGGAGCGCCGCCCTGCTGGAGCGGCTCGCCACACGCTAG
- a CDS encoding S8 family serine peptidase — MSRPRNPSRRTSAALFASVLAAGAMTVTGGAATASAAPTAPHTPQATPAEALGSHDAKLLAEAEAKHAPTVTLIVATEKGETQDVADGVQALGGAVNRRFDQIGYVLATVPTSKVLKAAALPGVSAVDLDETIQRPDPAPEAAPNGAKAAKQAATLAGPGAGTGAVNPYMPTNETGAETFKAAHPQWDGRGVTIGIMDSGVDLDQPALQTTTTGERKIVDWVTATDPVTENDGTWRRMVTEVTGPSFAAGGATWTAPAGTYRFNLFRESITAPSDPGGDVNRDGDTTDAWGVLYDPATHDIWVDLDQDNSFTDEALMRPYREKFDVGHFGTDNPATAVRDQMPFVVEYREDVDIDPADGNPGPYADYVNIGIIEATHGTHVAGITAANDMLGNTAFDGAAPGAKLVSARACSWGGGCTAAALTTGMADLVINRHVDVVNMSIGGLPTLNDGANARAQLYNDLISTYGVQLFISAGNSGPGVNTVGDPSVAENVVSVAANISKDTWLANYGSVVKTKNALFNFSSRGPREDGGFKPNIAAPGSAISTAPTWQPGNPVPEAGYPLPPGYQMLNGTSMASPQATGAAALLLSAARATDKGVTPAALRRAIYTSAKPIADVATYAQGYGMFNVPGAWKLLSKNVETRSYVSDAPVCTELSENLTRFDRELSRFVPNPNRGAGVYNRCTSAEGGQKVGQSRTYQVKVTRTSGPAGTISHKLALRGNDGTFTAPKTVALPLNKTVSVPVTAKPKSLGAHGTILTVDDPKTSVIDFEVSAVVVAANDVTKPGYSFSAEGSVARNAFTSYFVTVPAGAGALQVNLSGIATGSQTRFIAINPYGVPVDSTASTACYTNFSDAAVCKPQERDYQNPIAGVWEIEVESRRTSPALNNPFQLQARVQGVQVEPSVIELPSVTAGEPTSANWTLTNTFGPVAVTGQGGPLSSVHAERPTIAEGAQQEYVVEVPDGATSFTARIGNTANLGADLDLTVFRGDVQVGQAADGDSEEAVTIANPPAGTYRVVVDGYAVDGPNTSTAYDYRDSFSAPSLGTLATPSTPLALPNGATATLTGTVTAQSTPGAGRELFGELAIVTTEGAVVGRGAVSIGNVV; from the coding sequence GTGAGTAGACCCCGCAACCCGAGCAGGCGTACCTCCGCCGCGCTCTTCGCATCGGTCCTGGCCGCCGGCGCCATGACCGTGACGGGTGGTGCCGCCACCGCGAGCGCCGCCCCCACCGCACCCCACACTCCGCAGGCGACCCCCGCTGAGGCGTTGGGCTCGCACGACGCCAAACTCCTCGCCGAGGCCGAAGCGAAGCACGCGCCGACGGTGACCCTGATCGTCGCCACCGAAAAGGGTGAGACTCAGGACGTCGCCGACGGGGTTCAGGCCCTGGGCGGCGCGGTCAACCGGCGCTTCGACCAGATTGGCTACGTCCTGGCGACGGTGCCGACGTCGAAGGTGCTCAAGGCGGCCGCGCTACCGGGCGTCTCCGCGGTCGACCTCGACGAGACGATCCAGCGGCCGGACCCGGCCCCCGAGGCCGCCCCGAACGGTGCCAAGGCCGCCAAGCAGGCCGCCACGCTGGCGGGTCCCGGCGCAGGCACCGGCGCGGTCAACCCGTACATGCCGACCAACGAGACCGGCGCGGAGACGTTCAAGGCGGCCCACCCGCAGTGGGACGGCCGCGGCGTGACCATCGGCATCATGGACTCCGGTGTGGACCTGGACCAGCCGGCGCTGCAGACAACCACGACCGGTGAGCGGAAGATCGTCGACTGGGTCACCGCGACGGACCCGGTGACCGAGAACGACGGCACGTGGCGGCGGATGGTCACCGAGGTGACCGGCCCGTCGTTCGCCGCCGGCGGCGCGACCTGGACCGCTCCCGCCGGGACATACCGGTTCAACCTGTTCCGCGAGTCGATCACCGCTCCCAGTGACCCGGGCGGCGACGTCAACCGGGACGGGGACACCACCGACGCCTGGGGTGTCCTCTACGACCCCGCGACCCACGACATCTGGGTGGACCTCGACCAGGACAACAGCTTCACCGACGAGGCGCTGATGCGCCCGTACCGGGAGAAGTTCGACGTCGGGCACTTCGGCACCGACAATCCTGCCACCGCCGTGCGGGACCAGATGCCCTTCGTGGTCGAGTACCGCGAGGACGTCGACATCGACCCGGCCGACGGCAACCCCGGTCCGTACGCCGACTATGTCAACATCGGCATCATCGAGGCGACCCACGGCACTCACGTCGCGGGCATCACCGCCGCCAACGACATGCTGGGCAACACCGCCTTCGACGGTGCCGCCCCGGGCGCCAAGCTCGTCTCCGCGCGGGCCTGCTCGTGGGGTGGCGGCTGCACCGCCGCCGCGTTGACCACCGGCATGGCCGACCTGGTCATCAACCGTCACGTTGACGTGGTCAACATGTCGATCGGCGGACTGCCGACGCTCAACGACGGCGCGAACGCCCGGGCGCAGCTCTACAACGACCTCATCAGCACCTACGGCGTGCAGCTGTTCATCTCGGCCGGCAACTCCGGTCCGGGCGTGAACACCGTCGGCGACCCGTCGGTCGCCGAGAACGTCGTCAGTGTGGCGGCGAACATCAGCAAGGACACCTGGCTGGCCAACTACGGCTCGGTGGTGAAGACGAAGAACGCGCTGTTCAACTTCTCCTCCCGCGGCCCACGTGAGGACGGTGGTTTCAAGCCGAACATCGCCGCCCCCGGATCGGCGATCTCCACCGCACCGACCTGGCAGCCGGGCAACCCGGTTCCTGAGGCCGGTTACCCGCTGCCGCCGGGCTACCAGATGCTCAACGGCACCTCGATGGCCTCCCCGCAGGCCACCGGCGCGGCCGCACTGCTGCTCTCGGCCGCCAGGGCCACCGACAAGGGTGTGACCCCGGCCGCGCTGCGTCGGGCCATCTACACCTCCGCCAAGCCCATCGCCGACGTTGCGACGTACGCGCAGGGCTACGGGATGTTCAACGTGCCGGGGGCGTGGAAGCTGCTCAGCAAGAACGTCGAGACCCGCTCGTACGTCTCGGATGCCCCGGTCTGCACCGAGCTGTCAGAAAACCTCACTCGCTTTGACCGCGAGCTGAGCAGGTTCGTCCCGAACCCGAACCGCGGCGCCGGCGTCTACAACCGCTGCACCTCGGCAGAGGGCGGACAGAAGGTCGGCCAGAGCCGGACCTACCAGGTCAAGGTCACCCGGACCAGCGGCCCAGCCGGCACGATCAGCCACAAGCTGGCCCTGCGCGGCAACGACGGCACGTTCACTGCGCCCAAGACGGTCGCGCTGCCGCTCAACAAGACCGTCTCTGTCCCGGTCACCGCCAAGCCGAAGTCCCTCGGCGCGCACGGCACGATCCTGACCGTGGACGACCCGAAGACCTCAGTGATCGACTTCGAGGTCTCCGCCGTCGTGGTGGCCGCCAACGACGTCACCAAGCCCGGTTACTCGTTCTCCGCCGAGGGATCGGTGGCTCGCAACGCCTTCACGTCGTACTTCGTCACCGTGCCGGCCGGCGCGGGAGCACTGCAGGTGAACCTGTCGGGCATCGCCACCGGCTCGCAGACCCGGTTCATCGCCATCAACCCGTACGGCGTGCCGGTGGACAGCACCGCAAGCACCGCCTGCTACACCAACTTCTCCGATGCCGCTGTCTGCAAGCCGCAGGAGCGGGACTACCAGAACCCGATCGCCGGGGTATGGGAGATCGAGGTGGAGTCGCGGCGGACCTCACCGGCGCTGAACAACCCGTTCCAGCTCCAGGCGCGGGTGCAGGGCGTGCAGGTCGAGCCGTCCGTGATCGAGCTGCCGTCGGTCACCGCCGGTGAGCCGACCTCGGCGAACTGGACGCTGACCAACACCTTCGGTCCGGTCGCGGTGACCGGTCAGGGTGGTCCGCTGTCGAGCGTGCACGCCGAGCGGCCGACCATCGCCGAGGGCGCCCAGCAGGAGTACGTGGTGGAGGTTCCGGACGGTGCCACCAGCTTCACGGCCCGGATCGGTAACACGGCCAACCTTGGCGCGGATCTGGACCTGACCGTGTTCCGCGGTGACGTCCAGGTCGGGCAGGCTGCCGACGGTGACTCCGAAGAAGCCGTCACCATCGCGAACCCGCCGGCGGGCACGTACCGGGTCGTCGTCGACGGGTACGCCGTGGACGGGCCGAACACCAGCACCGCCTACGACTACCGGGACTCGTTCTCGGCCCCGTCGCTGGGCACGCTCGCGACCCCGAGCACCCCGCTGGCCCTGCCCAACGGCGCCACCGCCACCCTCACCGGCACGGTGACCGCCCAGTCCACCCCGGGCGCCGGACGTGAGCTCTTCGGCGAGCTGGCCATCGTCACCACCGAGGGCGCGGTCGTCGGCCGCGGCGCCGTCTCCATCGGCAACGTCGTCTAG